Proteins from a single region of Macaca fascicularis isolate 582-1 chromosome 5, T2T-MFA8v1.1:
- the NAP1L5 gene encoding nucleosome assembly protein 1-like 5, with product MADSENQGPAEPSQAAAAAEAAAEEVMAEGGAQGGDCDSAAGDPDSAAGQMAEEPQTPAENAPKPKNDFIESLPNSVKCRVLALKKLQKRCDKIEAKFDKEFQALERKYNDIYKPLLAKIQELTGEMEGCAWTLEGEEEEEEEYEDDEEEGEEEEEEDAAAEAAAGAKHDDAHAEMPDDAKK from the coding sequence ATGGCCGACTCGGAAAACCAGGGGCCTGCGGAGCCTAGCcaggcggcggcagcggcggagGCAGCGGCGGAGGAGGTAATGGCGGAAGGCGGTGCGCAGGGTGGAGACTGTGACAGCGCGGCTGGAGACCCTGACAGCGCGGCTGGTCAGATGGCTGAGGAGCCCCAGACCCCTGCAGAGAATGCCCCAAAGCCGAAAAATGACTTTATCGAGAGCCTGCCTAATTCGGTGAAATGCCGAGTCCTGGCCCTCAAAAAGCTGCAGAAGCGATGCGATAAGATAGAAGCCAAATTTGATAAGGAATTTCAGGCTCTGGAAAGAAAGTATAATGACATATATAAGCCCCTACTCGCCAAGATCCAAGAGCTCACCGGCGAGATGGAGGGGTGTGCATGGACcttggagggggaggaggaggaggaagaggagtacGAGGATGacgaggaggagggggaagaggaggaggaggaggatgctgCAGCAGAGGCTGCCGCGGGGGCCAAACATGACGATGCCCACGCCGAGATGCCTGATGACGCCAAGAAGTAA